From Pandoraea norimbergensis, the proteins below share one genomic window:
- a CDS encoding ABC transporter ATP-binding protein — MEASLRVNNIEVIYDHVILVLKGVSLVVPDGKIVALLGANGAGKSTTLKAISNLLQAERGEVTKGTIDYRGERVEKLTPNGLVKRGVIQVMEGRHCFGHLTIEENLLTGAYVRHASRSAQQHALERIYAYFPRLKTRRKSQAGYTSGGEQQMCAIGRAMMAQPSMVLLDEPSMGLAPQIVDEIFAIVRDLNERENVSFLLAEQNTMVALRYADYGYILENGRVVMDGDAASLRDNEDVKEFYLGIAKDGANSEGSFRNVKSYRRRKRWIA, encoded by the coding sequence ATGGAAGCGAGTTTGCGCGTCAACAATATCGAAGTCATCTACGACCACGTCATCCTTGTGTTGAAGGGCGTGTCGCTGGTCGTGCCCGACGGCAAGATCGTGGCGTTGCTCGGCGCGAACGGCGCGGGCAAGAGCACGACGCTCAAGGCCATCTCGAATCTGCTTCAGGCAGAGCGGGGTGAGGTCACCAAGGGCACCATCGACTATCGCGGCGAGCGGGTTGAGAAGCTCACGCCGAACGGGCTGGTCAAGCGCGGCGTCATTCAGGTGATGGAAGGGCGCCACTGCTTCGGGCACTTGACCATTGAAGAGAATCTGCTGACCGGCGCCTATGTCCGGCATGCATCGCGCAGCGCCCAGCAACATGCACTGGAGCGCATCTACGCGTACTTCCCCCGGCTGAAGACGCGCCGTAAATCGCAGGCCGGTTATACATCGGGCGGCGAGCAGCAGATGTGTGCGATCGGGCGGGCCATGATGGCGCAGCCGTCGATGGTGTTGCTCGACGAGCCGTCGATGGGGCTGGCGCCACAGATCGTCGACGAGATTTTCGCGATCGTGCGCGATCTGAACGAACGGGAAAACGTCAGCTTTCTGCTGGCGGAACAGAACACCATGGTGGCCCTGCGCTACGCGGACTATGGCTACATTCTCGAAAACGGGCGTGTGGTGATGGACGGCGACGCGGCGTCGTTGCGCGATAACGAGGACGTCAAGGAGTTTTACCTCGGCATCGCCAAGGATGGCGCGAACAGTGAGGGGAGCTTCCGCAACGTCAAGAGCTACCGGCGGCGCAAACGCTGGATTGCGTGA
- a CDS encoding phenylacetate--CoA ligase family protein, which yields MNDYFDALETRAPEAREKALLAALPAHVSHARTNASYFTETLGAFDARGVDSRTALAELPVTRKSDLAAYQLRVPPLGGLNATPIGGLAHVYQSPGPIYEPDGRGSDWWRFARALYAAGLRSGDLVYNTYSYHFTPAGMMIETGAARLGCCVFPAGVGQTALQIEAIRHLQPGAYAGTPSFLKILIEKAESMGTDISSIRRATLSGEALPPSLRQWFNSRGIVARQLYGTADLGLIAFESDAQAGLIVDENVLVEIVEPGGTKPVPEGETGEVVVTNFNADYPLIRFATGDLSAVAEGISPCGRTNMRLKGWLGRADQTVKVRGMFVHPGQIGEIGKRYPELGRMRLRVEGRVGDDRMTLVCETTATPPEGLAARLQETLRDVTRLRAEIDFVTAGTLPDDGKLVEDARAYD from the coding sequence ATGAACGACTACTTCGACGCGCTTGAAACCCGAGCCCCGGAAGCTCGCGAGAAGGCACTGCTGGCGGCGTTGCCGGCGCATGTCTCGCACGCCCGCACGAACGCCTCGTATTTCACCGAGACGCTCGGCGCCTTCGACGCGCGGGGCGTTGACTCACGCACCGCGCTGGCCGAATTGCCCGTGACACGCAAATCCGATCTGGCCGCCTACCAGTTGCGTGTGCCGCCCCTAGGCGGATTGAACGCGACACCGATCGGCGGTCTGGCCCACGTTTATCAATCCCCCGGGCCGATCTACGAACCGGACGGGCGCGGCAGCGACTGGTGGCGTTTCGCCCGCGCGCTGTACGCCGCCGGTCTGCGCTCAGGCGATCTGGTCTACAACACGTACTCATATCACTTCACGCCGGCGGGGATGATGATCGAAACCGGCGCGGCACGGCTGGGGTGCTGTGTGTTCCCGGCGGGCGTCGGACAGACCGCGCTTCAGATCGAGGCGATCCGGCATCTGCAACCGGGCGCTTATGCGGGGACGCCGTCGTTCCTGAAGATCCTGATCGAGAAAGCCGAGTCGATGGGCACCGACATCAGCAGCATCCGGCGGGCGACGTTGTCAGGTGAAGCCTTGCCACCGTCGTTGCGGCAATGGTTCAACTCACGCGGCATCGTTGCGCGCCAGTTGTATGGCACGGCCGATCTGGGACTGATTGCGTTCGAGAGCGATGCTCAAGCAGGGTTGATCGTCGACGAAAACGTGCTGGTGGAAATCGTGGAGCCCGGCGGTACCAAACCGGTGCCGGAAGGCGAGACGGGCGAGGTGGTCGTCACGAATTTCAATGCGGACTACCCGCTGATCCGATTCGCCACCGGGGATCTGTCGGCCGTTGCCGAGGGCATCAGCCCGTGTGGGCGCACGAATATGCGTTTGAAGGGCTGGCTGGGCCGCGCCGATCAGACGGTGAAAGTGCGTGGCATGTTCGTGCATCCGGGCCAGATCGGCGAGATAGGCAAACGGTATCCGGAGCTGGGCCGCATGCGTCTGCGGGTCGAGGGGCGCGTCGGCGATGACCGAATGACGCTCGTTTGCGAGACGACTGCGACGCCGCCAGAAGGACTGGCCGCCCGTTTGCAGGAAACGCTGCGCGATGTGACGCGATTGCGCGCCGAGATCGACTTCGTCACCGCAGGCACGCTGCCGGACGACGGCAAACTGGTGGAAGACGCCCGCGCTTACGATTGA
- a CDS encoding aminotransferase-like domain-containing protein: MSESPVTAAVEHLSGEIRRGALLPGTALPTHRKLAAQYGIAIASASKVYGRLQAMGLVVGEVGRGTFVRDRPAQREWDIDDEARLSSQSVDLSFNHPTWPGQSELLRTTLRELASSGDLSALMHQQPPGGRLHERQIVADHLLQARNIRATAEQVFLVGGAQQGLDVAIRTFLRPNDEVAVDALTYPGFKMAAALSELALRPVPSANNGPDLNALDDLCRRGAVRAIYVMPTLHNPLGWVLSAAQRKQLVDIARRHDCLIIEDATYAYLVDGAARPIVTLAPERTIYVSSLSKSVATGLRFGYVVVPQEHAARTKRVVRASFWSLSSMVTAIATRWLASGIVTQQEQFQREDARRRQTLAREVLHGMGMVAHPSSQFLWLPLPEGLRMDQVVAALAARGIAASKAEAYATTQHVPHALRLGLSSMPLEQVHPVLTEVRHVIEHLPI; the protein is encoded by the coding sequence ATGTCCGAATCCCCTGTTACGGCGGCGGTGGAGCATCTGTCCGGCGAAATCCGGCGCGGCGCGCTGCTGCCCGGCACTGCCTTGCCGACGCACCGCAAGCTGGCGGCGCAGTACGGCATTGCCATTGCGTCCGCGAGCAAGGTCTATGGCCGTTTGCAGGCCATGGGGCTCGTCGTCGGGGAAGTCGGACGCGGCACGTTCGTGCGAGACCGCCCGGCACAACGCGAGTGGGATATCGACGACGAGGCCCGGCTCAGTTCGCAATCGGTCGACTTGTCATTCAACCATCCGACGTGGCCGGGGCAGAGCGAACTGTTGCGCACCACGCTCAGGGAGTTAGCGTCATCAGGCGACTTGAGCGCGCTGATGCATCAGCAGCCGCCCGGTGGGAGGCTTCACGAGCGGCAGATCGTCGCGGATCATCTTCTTCAGGCGCGAAACATTCGCGCCACCGCCGAACAGGTGTTTCTCGTGGGCGGTGCGCAGCAAGGTCTCGACGTCGCCATACGTACGTTCCTTCGACCGAATGATGAAGTCGCCGTCGACGCCCTGACCTATCCCGGCTTCAAGATGGCCGCCGCTTTGAGCGAGCTTGCCCTGAGACCCGTGCCGTCGGCCAACAACGGCCCCGACTTGAACGCCCTCGACGATCTTTGCCGTCGCGGTGCCGTTCGTGCCATCTACGTCATGCCGACACTGCACAACCCACTCGGCTGGGTACTGAGCGCAGCCCAGCGCAAACAACTGGTGGACATCGCTCGCCGCCACGATTGTCTGATTATCGAAGATGCCACCTACGCGTATCTCGTGGACGGCGCGGCGCGGCCCATCGTCACACTGGCACCTGAGCGGACGATCTACGTGTCGAGTCTTTCAAAGAGTGTGGCGACGGGATTGCGATTCGGCTATGTGGTGGTGCCGCAAGAGCACGCAGCGAGGACGAAACGCGTGGTACGCGCCAGTTTCTGGAGCTTGTCCAGCATGGTGACGGCGATCGCGACGCGTTGGCTCGCCAGCGGCATCGTGACGCAACAGGAGCAGTTTCAGCGTGAGGACGCGCGACGTCGCCAGACGCTCGCGCGCGAAGTACTTCATGGCATGGGAATGGTGGCGCATCCGTCGTCGCAATTCCTCTGGCTGCCGCTGCCGGAGGGCTTGCGCATGGATCAGGTGGTTGCCGCGCTGGCAGCCCGTGGCATCGCCGCGTCGAAAGCCGAGGCATATGCAACGACACAGCACGTGCCCCACGCGTTGCGGCTGGGCTTGAGTTCGATGCCTTTGGAACAAGTCCATCCGGTGCTGACGGAGGTTCGTCACGTCATCGAGCACCTGCCGATCTGA
- a CDS encoding PaaI family thioesterase, whose product MSDVFDGAGETKHLPVLHYLRRQLAGTLRTEDQTHMRYPTAISNLLGFRIVEIDAAMAVIELDANAEIHGNQQGTVHGGLLCELADAAIGTAHSTLMADGETFTSIDLKATFLRPVWVSRLTAHAWATHQGRTVSHYLCEIKRDDGKVVARVDSAVMTLRGEHARGR is encoded by the coding sequence ATGTCCGATGTGTTCGATGGGGCCGGGGAAACGAAACATCTGCCGGTGCTGCATTATCTGCGCCGCCAATTGGCGGGCACGCTTCGCACCGAAGATCAGACACACATGCGCTATCCGACAGCGATTTCCAATCTGCTTGGATTTCGCATCGTCGAGATCGACGCGGCAATGGCGGTTATCGAGCTGGATGCCAATGCGGAGATTCATGGCAATCAGCAAGGCACAGTGCATGGCGGCTTGCTGTGTGAACTGGCCGACGCGGCCATCGGCACAGCGCATTCGACCCTGATGGCGGACGGGGAAACGTTCACGAGCATTGACCTGAAGGCGACGTTTCTGCGCCCGGTCTGGGTGTCCCGGCTGACGGCTCACGCATGGGCGACGCACCAAGGGCGAACCGTGTCTCACTATCTGTGTGAAATCAAACGTGATGACGGCAAAGTGGTCGCCCGGGTGGATAGCGCTGTGATGACGTTACGAGGCGAGCATGCGAGGGGCAGGTGA
- a CDS encoding amidase: protein MTDSTVDARSAGTPSGSGATDAQWHHASISAAQAALARQDTTSTVLVAACEAAWHRDHPRLNAVVVSDFDRAHAVARERDAERRAGNVRGPLHGVPFTIKESFDVAGWPTTVGDPAFTGNVATRHATVVQRLEDAGAILLGKTNVPIWLRDWQSYNEVYGTTRNPHDLTRTPGGSSGGSAAAVCSGMSFFDVGSDIGSSIRNPAHYCGIFSHKSTHGLVPLDGHGLPGGATFPDINVAGPLARSADDLQSVLSAIAGPTADAACAVRFELPRSHAKDLSEIRFGILPNHPVAEVDTDVEQCIVALGKDLERRGAHVQWNAKPSLDAAELLRVYMLLLRAATSGYLGEDAFAASVSSAAEASADDLSYASLQHVGAVMRHRDWLKLQPLRESFAAAWRALFEQVDVLLCPVAATAAFPLNEQGAPWQRTLEVNGRAQPLTTQLFWAGHSGLCGLPSTVAPAGRTAQGLPVGVQIVAPLYHDLRSIHVARLLEAAGYTFQPPT from the coding sequence ATGACAGATTCCACGGTCGACGCTCGCAGCGCCGGTACGCCTTCAGGATCGGGGGCCACGGATGCGCAGTGGCACCACGCCTCGATTTCCGCCGCTCAGGCAGCACTGGCGCGGCAAGACACCACATCAACGGTGCTCGTCGCGGCCTGCGAAGCCGCATGGCATCGCGACCATCCGCGCCTGAACGCGGTGGTTGTCAGCGACTTCGACCGCGCGCACGCCGTGGCACGCGAGCGCGACGCCGAACGCCGCGCTGGCAACGTACGCGGGCCACTGCATGGCGTGCCGTTCACGATCAAGGAGTCGTTCGACGTTGCGGGCTGGCCCACTACCGTCGGCGACCCGGCATTTACGGGCAACGTCGCAACGCGTCACGCGACGGTGGTTCAGCGTCTAGAAGACGCTGGCGCCATCTTGCTCGGCAAGACCAATGTGCCGATCTGGCTGCGCGACTGGCAGAGCTACAACGAGGTATACGGCACGACGCGCAACCCGCACGACCTCACGCGCACGCCGGGCGGTTCGTCGGGTGGCAGCGCCGCAGCGGTCTGTTCAGGCATGTCTTTCTTCGATGTGGGCTCGGATATCGGCTCCTCGATCCGTAACCCCGCGCATTACTGCGGCATCTTCTCGCACAAGAGCACGCACGGTCTCGTACCCCTTGATGGGCATGGCTTACCGGGCGGCGCTACGTTTCCCGACATCAACGTGGCCGGTCCGCTCGCCCGCAGCGCGGACGACCTGCAATCGGTGCTCTCGGCCATTGCGGGCCCCACGGCCGACGCGGCCTGCGCCGTGCGTTTCGAGTTGCCGCGCTCCCACGCCAAAGACCTCAGCGAGATTCGTTTCGGCATTCTGCCCAACCACCCGGTCGCAGAGGTCGACACCGACGTGGAGCAATGCATCGTGGCGCTCGGCAAAGACCTGGAACGACGCGGCGCACACGTGCAGTGGAATGCCAAACCGTCGCTGGACGCCGCCGAGTTGCTGCGCGTCTATATGTTGCTGCTGCGCGCGGCCACCAGCGGTTATCTCGGGGAAGACGCGTTTGCCGCCTCCGTTTCGTCCGCTGCCGAGGCGTCTGCCGACGATCTGAGCTATGCCTCGCTCCAGCATGTGGGCGCTGTCATGCGGCATCGCGACTGGCTCAAGCTCCAACCGCTGCGTGAGAGCTTCGCCGCCGCGTGGCGCGCGCTGTTCGAACAGGTCGACGTGTTGCTCTGCCCGGTGGCCGCGACGGCCGCGTTCCCGCTGAACGAACAGGGGGCGCCATGGCAGCGCACGCTTGAGGTGAACGGACGCGCACAGCCTCTCACCACACAGCTTTTCTGGGCCGGGCACTCCGGCCTGTGCGGCTTGCCCTCGACCGTCGCCCCCGCAGGGCGCACGGCACAGGGGCTGCCAGTGGGCGTTCAGATCGTGGCTCCGCTGTATCACGACCTGCGCTCGATTCACGTAGCCAGATTGCTTGAAGCCGCCGGCTACACCTTTCAACCACCGACCTGA
- a CDS encoding MFS transporter, whose protein sequence is MSWLNSLSKNEKRAFAGTFIGHTVDVYDFMIYSFLIPVLLTTWSMSKATAGSIVTYTLIASLVGAVGAGLLADRYGRVRILRWTIALFALACFACGLTNSPTQLAVFRIIQGLGFGGESSLCMVLVMETIRNPAHRGKFSGFTASSYSFGWALAAIAYSVIFNWLSPEWAWRVCLFIGVAPALLVFWLRRNLEEPEAFTRTLEARSKTSPLKTLRGVFSGPLLGRTFLCSLLSGGMLGAYYAIATWMPTWLKTERGLSVTGTGMWLAITIVGSIVGYAVGAWCTDKLGRRPTYILFALGAFVMSIAYMLIPAPMPVMMVLGFLMGVLMQGTFAGVAATISETYPHEIRATGYGVAYNAGRVIGSFFPFMAGWLATGHTTLTLAIPIVAAVGYGMVIVAAWLLPETNGIALDAIEPAYTGTADTASATSTPMAHVVRNRT, encoded by the coding sequence ATGTCCTGGCTGAACTCACTGTCGAAGAACGAGAAGCGTGCCTTCGCGGGCACCTTCATCGGCCACACGGTCGACGTCTACGACTTCATGATTTACTCGTTTCTCATCCCGGTGCTGCTGACGACCTGGAGCATGAGCAAGGCGACGGCGGGCAGTATCGTCACCTACACGCTGATTGCTTCGCTGGTCGGGGCCGTCGGGGCAGGGCTGCTCGCCGACCGTTACGGCCGCGTGCGCATCCTGCGCTGGACCATCGCCTTGTTTGCGCTTGCCTGTTTTGCCTGCGGTCTCACCAACTCGCCCACGCAGTTGGCCGTGTTCCGCATCATTCAGGGGCTGGGCTTCGGCGGGGAGTCGTCGTTGTGCATGGTGCTCGTCATGGAGACCATTCGTAACCCGGCCCATCGCGGCAAGTTCTCGGGCTTCACCGCCAGCAGCTATTCGTTCGGCTGGGCGCTCGCGGCCATCGCCTACAGCGTTATCTTCAATTGGCTGTCGCCGGAATGGGCATGGCGCGTGTGTCTGTTCATCGGCGTGGCACCCGCACTGCTGGTGTTCTGGCTGCGTCGCAATCTCGAAGAACCGGAGGCCTTTACCCGCACGCTCGAAGCACGTAGCAAGACAAGCCCGCTCAAGACGCTGCGTGGCGTGTTCAGCGGCCCACTGCTGGGGCGTACTTTCCTGTGCAGCCTGCTCTCAGGGGGCATGCTCGGCGCTTATTACGCCATTGCTACGTGGATGCCGACTTGGCTCAAGACGGAGCGGGGTCTCTCGGTGACCGGCACCGGCATGTGGCTGGCGATCACCATCGTGGGCTCCATTGTGGGTTACGCCGTGGGCGCGTGGTGCACGGACAAGCTTGGCCGCCGGCCGACCTACATCCTGTTCGCGCTCGGGGCATTTGTGATGAGCATCGCGTACATGCTGATTCCGGCGCCCATGCCCGTCATGATGGTGCTCGGCTTCCTGATGGGCGTATTGATGCAGGGCACCTTCGCGGGGGTGGCAGCAACGATTTCAGAGACGTATCCCCACGAAATTCGCGCGACCGGCTATGGCGTGGCTTATAACGCAGGACGTGTCATCGGCTCGTTCTTCCCCTTCATGGCAGGTTGGCTTGCCACGGGGCATACGACGCTCACACTGGCGATTCCGATTGTTGCCGCAGTGGGTTACGGCATGGTGATCGTCGCTGCGTGGCTGCTGCCTGAGACGAACGGTATTGCGCTTGACGCGATCGAACCTGCTTACACCGGCACGGCAGACACGGCCAGCGCCACGTCGACGCCCATGGCCCACGTTGTCCGTAACCGGACATAA
- a CDS encoding TenA family transcriptional regulator translates to MAELMDRETFRAALEEAIKGKSANKAPFSVAWASGKLSRAHLARWAENHYHYVGPFADYLGYLYARTPDHMTEAKDFLLANMYEEEIGGDRHTDLLIRFAEACGTTRERVVNPDNMSPTTRGLQSWCYAVAMREDPVVAVAGLVVGLESQVPSIYRKQTPTLRDTYKFTDEEVEFFDLHIVSDEIHGERGYQIVLENANTPELQQRCLKICEIGAQMRLLYTTALYYDYVENEIPLPELGLAA, encoded by the coding sequence ATGGCAGAGCTGATGGACCGCGAGACTTTCCGTGCGGCACTCGAAGAAGCAATCAAGGGCAAGAGCGCGAACAAGGCACCGTTCAGCGTGGCGTGGGCGAGCGGCAAGCTCTCGCGTGCGCACCTCGCCCGCTGGGCAGAAAACCATTACCACTACGTGGGGCCGTTCGCCGATTACCTCGGCTATCTGTATGCCCGCACGCCGGACCACATGACCGAGGCGAAGGACTTCCTGCTCGCCAACATGTACGAGGAGGAAATCGGGGGCGATCGCCACACCGACTTGCTGATCCGCTTTGCCGAAGCTTGCGGCACGACCCGTGAACGTGTGGTGAATCCCGACAACATGTCGCCGACCACGCGTGGCCTGCAAAGCTGGTGCTACGCGGTTGCCATGCGCGAAGACCCGGTGGTTGCCGTTGCCGGGCTGGTCGTCGGCCTCGAATCGCAGGTGCCGTCCATTTATCGCAAACAGACGCCCACGTTGCGCGACACGTACAAGTTCACCGACGAGGAAGTCGAGTTCTTCGACCTGCACATCGTCTCGGACGAAATTCACGGCGAGCGCGGTTACCAAATCGTGCTGGAGAACGCGAACACGCCGGAATTGCAGCAGCGCTGCCTGAAGATTTGCGAAATCGGTGCGCAAATGCGTCTGCTCTATACGACGGCGCTGTACTACGACTACGTCGAAAACGAGATTCCGCTGCCCGAGCTTGGGCTTGCGGCCTGA
- a CDS encoding aldehyde dehydrogenase family protein: protein MTTVPTFLNYIDGEWCASRSGATFENVNPADTRDVVGQFQSSGEADAQAAVRAAAAAFASWKRLSTGARAKMLLSASAYLEQHAARFGEELTREEGKQKSLAIDEFMRAAQTIRYYAIEAQSYGGETFPNDDADMTVYTVREPLGVVTVISPWNFPVSIPARKIAPALICGNTVVFKPASDAPLSGLRLTEAFVQAGIPKGVLNFVTGSASAVGPVLVGAREVKAISFTGSTSAGEQIHRAASMSTRTQMELGGKNPLIVLDAQDIDRAVDLTVKGGFSLSGQACTGTSRVLVAREIRAAFVERLVTRTAALKIGNGLQPGIDIGPLATAGQLRTVLDYIEIGKREATLVCGGEQLMHDTYAHGYFVAPAIFTDVPRDARIAREEIFGPVISVIDVDGYDDALAVANDSDYGLAASLVTQDVRLMHRFANDIEAGTVKINRTTTGNLVNAPFGGLKQSSTATFRESGRDGLEFYQQIKTVYRGV, encoded by the coding sequence ATGACTACCGTTCCAACGTTTCTGAATTACATCGACGGCGAATGGTGTGCGAGCCGCTCGGGCGCCACCTTCGAGAACGTCAATCCGGCCGACACGCGCGACGTGGTCGGTCAGTTTCAATCCTCGGGCGAGGCTGACGCACAAGCCGCCGTGCGCGCTGCTGCCGCCGCGTTCGCCAGTTGGAAACGCCTCTCGACGGGAGCCCGCGCCAAGATGCTGTTGAGCGCCAGTGCCTATCTGGAACAGCACGCCGCCCGCTTCGGCGAAGAACTCACGCGTGAGGAGGGCAAGCAGAAGAGCCTCGCAATCGATGAATTCATGCGCGCCGCCCAGACCATTCGGTATTACGCGATCGAAGCGCAGTCGTATGGCGGCGAGACCTTTCCTAACGATGACGCCGACATGACGGTCTATACCGTGCGCGAGCCGTTGGGTGTGGTCACCGTCATCTCGCCATGGAACTTCCCCGTGTCGATTCCGGCGCGAAAGATTGCTCCGGCGCTGATCTGCGGTAACACCGTCGTATTCAAACCGGCTTCTGACGCCCCGTTGAGCGGGCTGCGCCTGACCGAAGCCTTCGTGCAGGCCGGTATTCCCAAGGGGGTACTGAATTTCGTCACCGGCAGTGCCAGCGCGGTGGGGCCGGTACTGGTCGGTGCGCGAGAAGTGAAAGCGATCTCGTTCACTGGATCGACCTCCGCTGGCGAACAAATCCACCGTGCGGCGTCGATGTCGACGCGTACCCAGATGGAACTCGGCGGGAAGAACCCGCTGATCGTGCTCGATGCGCAAGACATCGACCGTGCCGTCGATCTCACGGTCAAGGGCGGCTTCTCTCTCTCCGGTCAGGCATGCACCGGCACGAGCCGCGTGCTTGTAGCCCGGGAGATTCGTGCTGCGTTTGTCGAACGCCTGGTTACTCGAACCGCTGCGCTCAAGATCGGCAACGGGCTGCAACCCGGCATCGATATCGGTCCGCTGGCCACGGCAGGGCAGTTGCGCACGGTGCTCGACTACATCGAGATCGGCAAGCGCGAAGCCACACTGGTCTGCGGTGGTGAGCAACTCATGCATGACACCTACGCGCACGGCTATTTCGTCGCGCCGGCCATCTTCACCGACGTGCCGCGCGACGCCCGTATTGCAAGGGAAGAGATTTTCGGCCCTGTCATCTCGGTGATCGATGTCGACGGTTACGACGACGCCCTCGCGGTCGCCAACGATAGCGACTACGGGCTCGCGGCCTCGCTGGTGACTCAAGACGTCCGCCTGATGCATCGCTTCGCCAACGATATCGAAGCCGGCACTGTGAAGATCAATCGCACGACGACCGGCAATCTCGTCAATGCGCCGTTTGGCGGTCTCAAGCAGTCGAGCACGGCCACGTTCCGCGAATCGGGGCGTGACGGCCTTGAGTTCTATCAGCAGATCAAAACGGTCTATCGCGGCGTCTGA
- a CDS encoding GlcG/HbpS family heme-binding protein — MKPFFKLELAEARHMIAAAVARSQNIGVLESICVVDEGGFPLALERMDGGRITGPQIAWNKAFTAAGHKRSTHLFTTPPNGPALPGNEAFGIQWSFEGKFAAFVGGFPIVVDNQVVGGIGLSGGNGEQDTQAGLAGLEALQDLLRQSGREVLVQADIKL; from the coding sequence ATGAAGCCATTTTTCAAACTCGAACTTGCCGAAGCCCGGCACATGATTGCGGCAGCCGTTGCCCGCTCGCAGAACATCGGCGTGCTCGAATCGATCTGCGTGGTCGATGAAGGCGGGTTCCCGCTGGCACTGGAGCGCATGGACGGCGGACGTATTACCGGGCCACAGATCGCATGGAACAAAGCCTTTACGGCTGCCGGCCACAAGCGCTCGACGCACCTGTTCACCACGCCGCCCAACGGGCCCGCACTGCCGGGCAATGAGGCGTTCGGCATTCAATGGAGCTTCGAAGGGAAGTTTGCCGCCTTCGTCGGGGGATTCCCGATCGTGGTCGACAACCAGGTGGTGGGCGGCATCGGCCTGTCAGGTGGTAATGGCGAACAGGACACACAGGCCGGGCTCGCAGGCCTCGAAGCATTGCAGGATCTGCTGCGCCAGAGCGGGCGGGAAGTGCTTGTTCAGGCCGATATCAAGCTTTGA
- a CDS encoding 2Fe-2S iron-sulfur cluster-binding protein has protein sequence MSYRITWIEAQQSFEATPDETVLEAARRAGVVLPSECEFGGCGTCRVNVRQGQVHYDEHPPALSQEEADAGDALLCQAHARSDLAISTERVLAAPEPARRRKARVLHKESLTEDVTRLVLTFADDTPWGFRPGQYLNVLPGDTGPRSFSIASALDATLTDGAGAATSLELHIRKIEGGHFTQTRLSALRPGDTLDVEAPLGGFGYHEDDYRPIVMVATGTGIAPLRSMLAGMLASGDTPPIDLYWGGRTQSALFLHEELTQLAEQHEDFRYVPVLSRPDSAWQGARGYVQDAVLSDHPDLSEHALYLCGSPVMIDDARRAFIAQGASVRYVYVDSFTFQHVPVDVAA, from the coding sequence GTGAGCTATCGAATCACATGGATCGAAGCGCAGCAAAGCTTCGAGGCGACGCCGGACGAAACCGTACTTGAAGCGGCCCGGCGTGCAGGGGTTGTGCTGCCGTCCGAGTGCGAGTTTGGCGGTTGCGGCACCTGCCGCGTCAATGTGCGGCAGGGGCAAGTGCATTACGACGAACATCCACCCGCGTTGTCGCAAGAGGAAGCTGACGCCGGTGACGCGCTCTTGTGTCAGGCGCATGCGCGCTCCGACCTCGCGATCAGTACCGAGCGCGTGCTCGCGGCGCCCGAACCGGCGCGCCGACGCAAGGCGAGGGTGCTGCACAAGGAATCGTTGACAGAGGACGTGACCCGTCTGGTGCTGACCTTCGCCGACGATACGCCGTGGGGGTTCCGCCCCGGGCAGTACCTCAACGTGTTGCCGGGCGATACTGGGCCCCGGAGTTTTTCGATCGCGTCAGCGCTCGATGCCACCCTGACAGACGGCGCCGGCGCAGCGACCTCTCTGGAGCTGCATATCCGCAAGATCGAAGGCGGCCACTTTACCCAAACGCGCCTGAGCGCGCTTCGCCCCGGCGACACGCTCGATGTCGAAGCGCCGCTAGGCGGGTTCGGGTATCACGAGGACGACTACCGGCCCATCGTGATGGTCGCGACCGGCACGGGCATCGCACCGCTGCGCAGCATGCTCGCCGGTATGCTGGCCAGCGGCGATACGCCACCGATTGATTTGTATTGGGGCGGCCGGACGCAGTCGGCGCTTTTTTTGCATGAAGAGCTGACGCAACTCGCCGAACAACACGAAGACTTCCGCTATGTACCGGTGCTGTCGCGCCCGGATAGTGCGTGGCAGGGCGCCCGCGGGTATGTGCAGGATGCCGTGCTGTCAGATCATCCCGATCTGTCCGAGCACGCGCTGTACCTGTGTGGTTCGCCCGTCATGATTGACGACGCGCGTCGTGCATTCATCGCTCAAGGGGCAAGCGTCCGGTATGTCTATGTCGACAGTTTCACGTTCCAGCATGTGCCGGTTGACGTCGCTGCGTGA